The Flavobacterium commune genome contains a region encoding:
- the porW gene encoding type IX secretion system periplasmic lipoprotein PorW/SprE, which translates to MKTNKIKYSIPLGCLCILVACSTRNDTFLARNSHALSTKYNILYNGQIGLDKGIKGIEASNEDNFWERLSIEPMHINEDIVVDTTKNADFKLAETKATKAIQKHSMNIGGRERNSQIDEAYLLLGKSRYYDQRFIPALDAFNYILYKYPNSSRIEEAKIWREKTNMRLGNDALVVKNISKMLKDHKPKKQVLADANALLAASFLNLEEKDSAIVTLKKAVIFTKRNNEKARYRFILGQLHEEMGQNEIAKEYYQAVIKMNRKSDRKYMMQSQVRLAALFDYQNGDKMAFDEKFHKLLENRENRPFLDILNYQMGVFYDKQDKDERALEYYNASLKKAQSDNYLIASDYRNIGNMYFKNARYPLAAKYYDSTLVKLNPKTREFIHIEKVRKNLDEVIFYEDIATRNDSILHIVSLPESGKIAYFDGYIEKLKKSDEAKRILEEKEAEKQKNIERNSQSSVADAAKSANPAAKTPFAPPSMASIQTENSFYFYNPSTVSFGKIAFKKNWGKRVSTGFWRVSSSINLNPNNAIANDSLSVQEQEVVAEKVSKEKEVEPKYTADFYLKQLPVAVTAIDSIAKERNDAYYQLGVIYKEKFKEYDLAAKKLEQLLANQPVEKLVLPSLYNLYKIYQVTNNEKAEEIRNKIISQYPNSRYAQILNNSNVIVEEGSPEEVYKKLYQQYNNEEFDAVSAKVDGLINQFSGEEVVPKFELLKANTIGKQKGLVAYKTALEFVAATYPNTEEGKKAHSILAEQIPSLEQMDFDFKESTHWKILYPVALNAANDKKTIEEKISKFINAENAQKLNLAYNSYAENQGFVIVQGISTQEYATSVAGVLKENPSYQITTVPIIISNENYKIVQIKKNLNSYLEAKK; encoded by the coding sequence TTGAAAACCAACAAAATTAAATATTCAATTCCCCTAGGGTGTTTGTGTATTTTGGTAGCTTGTTCTACCAGGAATGATACTTTTTTGGCTCGAAATTCACATGCTTTAAGTACAAAATATAACATTTTGTACAACGGTCAAATAGGATTAGACAAAGGAATTAAAGGTATTGAGGCCAGCAACGAAGATAATTTCTGGGAGCGTTTGTCTATTGAACCCATGCACATCAATGAAGATATTGTAGTAGATACCACAAAAAATGCCGATTTTAAATTGGCAGAAACCAAAGCGACCAAGGCTATTCAAAAACATTCGATGAACATTGGCGGCAGGGAGCGCAATTCTCAAATTGACGAAGCGTATTTATTGTTAGGAAAATCCCGTTACTACGATCAACGATTCATTCCGGCACTGGACGCTTTTAATTATATTTTATACAAATATCCTAACAGCAGCCGAATAGAAGAAGCTAAAATTTGGCGTGAAAAAACCAATATGCGTTTAGGCAACGATGCTTTGGTGGTGAAAAATATCAGCAAAATGCTCAAAGATCACAAACCTAAAAAACAGGTTTTGGCTGATGCCAATGCGCTTTTGGCGGCTTCTTTTTTAAATTTAGAAGAAAAAGACAGTGCGATTGTTACATTAAAAAAAGCCGTGATTTTTACCAAACGCAATAATGAAAAAGCCAGATACCGTTTTATTTTGGGGCAATTGCATGAGGAAATGGGTCAAAATGAAATTGCAAAAGAGTATTATCAGGCGGTGATTAAGATGAATCGTAAATCAGACAGGAAATACATGATGCAATCGCAGGTCAGATTAGCTGCATTGTTTGATTATCAAAATGGTGATAAAATGGCCTTTGATGAGAAATTCCATAAATTGTTAGAAAACCGTGAGAACCGTCCTTTTTTGGATATTTTAAATTACCAGATGGGTGTTTTCTATGACAAGCAAGACAAGGACGAAAGGGCTTTAGAATATTACAATGCTTCTTTAAAAAAGGCTCAATCCGATAATTATTTAATAGCGTCCGATTACAGAAATATAGGAAACATGTATTTTAAAAATGCACGTTATCCGCTTGCGGCTAAATATTACGACAGTACTTTGGTAAAACTGAATCCTAAAACCAGAGAGTTTATTCACATTGAAAAAGTGCGTAAAAATCTCGATGAAGTAATTTTCTATGAAGACATAGCCACCAGAAACGACAGTATTCTACATATAGTTTCATTACCTGAATCCGGGAAAATAGCTTATTTTGACGGTTACATAGAGAAGTTAAAAAAATCAGATGAAGCCAAAAGAATTTTAGAGGAGAAAGAAGCCGAAAAGCAAAAAAATATCGAAAGAAACAGTCAGTCTTCGGTTGCTGATGCTGCTAAATCAGCTAATCCTGCTGCTAAAACGCCATTTGCTCCGCCATCTATGGCGAGCATTCAAACAGAAAACAGCTTTTATTTTTACAATCCTTCCACGGTGTCTTTTGGGAAAATTGCCTTTAAGAAAAATTGGGGGAAACGCGTTTCAACAGGATTTTGGAGAGTTAGTTCCTCAATTAATTTGAATCCGAATAATGCAATTGCTAACGATTCACTTAGCGTTCAGGAACAGGAAGTAGTGGCTGAGAAAGTTTCGAAAGAAAAAGAAGTTGAACCTAAATACACGGCTGATTTTTATTTAAAACAGCTTCCCGTAGCAGTGACAGCTATTGACAGCATTGCCAAAGAGCGCAATGATGCTTATTATCAGTTAGGTGTTATTTATAAGGAAAAGTTCAAAGAATATGATTTGGCTGCAAAAAAATTAGAACAATTATTAGCCAATCAACCCGTAGAAAAATTAGTACTTCCTAGCTTATATAATTTGTATAAAATTTATCAAGTTACAAATAATGAAAAAGCTGAGGAAATCAGGAACAAAATTATAAGTCAATATCCAAATTCGCGGTATGCTCAAATTTTAAACAATTCGAATGTGATAGTTGAGGAAGGAAGTCCCGAGGAGGTTTATAAAAAATTATATCAGCAATACAACAACGAAGAATTTGATGCTGTTTCGGCCAAAGTGGACGGATTAATCAATCAGTTTTCGGGTGAAGAAGTGGTACCTAAATTTGAACTTTTAAAAGCCAATACCATTGGAAAACAAAAAGGATTAGTTGCTTATAAAACTGCATTGGAATTTGTGGCAGCGACTTATCCAAATACCGAAGAAGGTAAAAAGGCACATAGCATTCTGGCAGAGCAAATACCGTCATTAGAACAAATGGATTTTGATTTTAAAGAGTCCACTCATTGGAAGATATTGTATCCGGTAGCTCTAAATGCTGCTAATGATAAAAAAACAATAGAGGAAAAAATCAGTAAGTTTATTAATGCTGAGAATGCTCAAAAATTAAATCTGGCTTATAATTCCTATGCTGAAAACCAGGGATTTGTAATCGTTCAGGGTATTTCCACACAGGAATATGCCACGAGTGTAGCAGGAGTTTTAAAAGAAAATCCAAGTTATCAAATCACAACTGTTCCTATAATTATTTCGAACGAAAATTATAAAATAGTTCAAATCAAGAAAAATCTAAACTCATATTTAGAAGCCAAAAAATAA
- a CDS encoding ferredoxin--NADP reductase encodes MPNFLKLIIKEVKRETVAAVSILFNVPEELKDNYKFIAGQYVNIRLTLDGKEIRRAYSICSSPESGELRIAVKAVKDGLFSQFANSQLKAGDVLEVGKPEGKFTFEPDTNRQKNYVAFVSGSGITPVLSIIKSVLKSEPKSSFVLVYGNKSPEETIFHQELHDLHLQYVSRLLVHYVYSQAKADEALFGRIDKSVVNYVLNNKHAAIEFEKFYLCGPEQMIDTVSGILKEKNVKDSAIKFELFTASAFENEIKDLSGHSKITVMVDDEETSFEMSQKQTILEAALKQGIDAPYSCQGGICSSCLCRVTEGSAEMKKNSILTDKEIAEGLILSCQAHPTSDTIYVDFDDV; translated from the coding sequence ATGCCAAATTTTCTTAAACTCATTATAAAAGAGGTTAAAAGAGAAACTGTCGCTGCTGTTTCTATCCTTTTTAATGTACCTGAAGAATTAAAAGACAACTATAAATTCATCGCGGGACAATACGTAAACATCCGATTAACATTGGACGGAAAAGAAATTCGTCGTGCGTATTCCATTTGTTCTTCGCCTGAAAGTGGCGAATTGCGTATTGCTGTGAAAGCCGTTAAAGATGGTTTGTTTTCTCAATTTGCCAATAGCCAACTAAAGGCAGGCGATGTCCTTGAAGTAGGAAAACCAGAAGGAAAATTCACTTTTGAACCTGATACTAACCGACAAAAAAACTATGTGGCCTTCGTTTCCGGAAGCGGAATTACGCCTGTTTTATCTATCATCAAATCGGTTTTAAAAAGTGAACCTAAGAGTTCTTTTGTGCTGGTTTACGGAAACAAATCGCCCGAAGAAACCATTTTTCACCAGGAATTACACGATTTACACCTGCAATATGTAAGCCGATTATTAGTTCATTATGTTTATAGCCAGGCTAAGGCTGATGAAGCTTTATTTGGTCGAATTGACAAATCGGTAGTGAATTATGTTTTGAACAACAAACACGCTGCCATAGAATTTGAAAAATTCTATTTGTGTGGTCCTGAACAAATGATAGATACCGTATCTGGCATTTTAAAAGAGAAAAACGTAAAAGATTCGGCTATAAAGTTTGAGCTTTTTACAGCTTCGGCTTTTGAAAATGAAATCAAAGATTTGAGCGGACACTCAAAAATTACTGTTATGGTGGACGATGAAGAAACTTCGTTCGAAATGTCCCAAAAACAAACCATTCTGGAAGCAGCCTTAAAACAAGGAATCGATGCGCCATATTCTTGCCAGGGCGGAATTTGCAGCAGCTGTCTTTGTCGCGTAACCGAAGGAAGCGCCGAAATGAAGAAAAACTCCATCCTTACCGATAAAGAAATTGCCGAAGGTTTAATCCTGAGCTGTCAGGCACATCCAACATCGGACACTATTTATGTAGATTTTGATGATGTATAA